The segment TGAACCGGACTTGGTGCAAATTAGGCTATAGGCAGCATCATATAGGATGGCTAATACAGTAAAACAGAATATGGGaagtcagtcagtggagcaaTAGAATGGTCAACCTGCAGACGTAACAAAGGCAACAATTAATGCTTTAAACAGTAGGTGAACTTAGCTGGAAACTGAGTAGAGTAGAGTTACAGAGATGGAAATGGATGGTCAATGACGGTGTGGATATGTAGTTGGAAACTCATCTTAGGGTTAAATGTAACACCAAGGTTATGAACAATTTGGCTGAGCACACAGTTGCCAAAGAGAAAGTTGGAAATGTGACAAGGGAATTAAGTTTGTGGCACAGACCAAAGACAGTTAATAGAAAGTTATGGCTATCTGATACTGGGTGTTCACTAAGCAATCTGATAATTTAGAGACAGTGAAGAGGTTGAGAGAGCTATTGGTGACGTAGAGCTGGGTGTCAACAATGGTTATGCTTGACATTGTGTTTTTAGATGATGGAGCAAGTTGAAGATGACAATAGGAGGGGGCTGAGAAATGTTCCTTGGGAGACACCGATGTAATGGCATGGGCATTGGAAGAGAAGTCATAGCAGGTAATTCTCTGCCTATGAATAAAAAGATTTGAACCAGGAAAGCAGAGTCCCACACAGGTTAACAATTGTGAGAAGATGTTGAAGAAAGACAGGATAATTGCACAGCTCCATTCAATATCATTTCAATAACTTCATTTTTACATCATGGCCGGGTATAAAACTGATTGGCAGGATTCACATATGAGGTTTCTGGAAACAAGGAAGGGGATTTGTAAGGCAACCAATGGTTCAAAGGCTTTGGAGGGGGAAAGGACATCAAAGATGAGGCTGATGTCTTCAAAGAAAGAGGGGGTCAAGGGTTGTTTTTGATTGGAAGCAGGTTGATAATCTTGCAATTGTCATGTAGGGAGTTAGGTAGAAAATTAGCAAGCAGCACCTGTAAAGTAAGAATCTCAGATTATTTCCTGTGTAATTATTAAAAGGTACTATTCTAAAGGATATGCAGGTGCAGATAGACCTGGGGTATACGTACCTACATCATTAAAGATGACAGGACAGGAAGAGAAACCTGATAAAAAAGCATAAACTATtctagctttcattaacaggggaatggAGTACATGAGAAGCTGATTATGATGAACCTATATCAgacactggttagacctcagATGGAGTGTTGTGCATAGCTATGGATGTCACACTATAAGAAGGAagtgaatgcattggaggcagcAGAGAAATTTAGAAGAGTTGTTCTAAGGATGAGACACTTCAGTCCTGAAGATAGcctggagaagttgggattgctTTCCCTAGAGAGGAGAAGGCCAAGGAGAGATTTGATAATAGCTTTCAAAATAATAGTGCACCTGAGCAGAGCGGATAGGGAGAAACCTGTTTCCATTTATAAATAGATTAAAATCAGacagcacagttttaaagtgttttgcaaaagaaggaaAAATGAGATGAGAAAACTGTTTTTACATGGTGACTATTTAGGGTacagaatgcactgcttggaaatgtgaTGGAAACAGGTTCCATCGAAGCAGTGAGAAGGCTGTTGTGCAATTACCTAAGTGGaaacaaagtgcaaaaatgcagTAGATTGGCacaaagttaaaatgctcagagaaccactacagacatgatggactgaataacCTTCTTCTGCACTGTGATGATTTTTTTGATTTTGTAATCTCACCCCATTTGAAAAGTCCACATCTGAAAATTGAGAACTATCACCGTTtaggactgaaatgtcagctttgtgctcAGAGTGTGTTCCTCTGGAGAGGGAGACCTGCTGCAACTCAGAGGTGAGAGTGCAACCACAGAGCACAGGTTTACATTATTCCAAGCTGAAAAAACTTGACTGGACTCATTACTTTTTGACTGATTGATGAGAGTGCTAGTAGAGCTCTGAGTACAATTCACAGGTTGACATTTAGACCAAGATAAAAACGAGGTGTGAGCTAAGGCGTTGCTGTATACTTTTATGAAGTTTAGTAATTGTTTAATCTGATACAGGGGACATGCATTAaatcagaggaaaaaaaagagctGCCTGGAGCAGTGAAGTTACCAGGGCCAGCTGTCAACCTCAAGCAACTTCAGACTGCCAAGAGTGAGTTGAAATTTGTCCCCAAGTTTGAATAAAACTGAGTTGGGTTCAGATTCAGAAATGTCGATAGCACTGACTTTCACTTTTGATCCACCTCTGCTCCTGCAGAATGGCAATGGGTATCTCATATGGCCCAACAATTTATACAGATCTATTGGTATTGGTAAAATAAACATACCGTTGTATAATGGTTGTATAATGAAACTTTGCTACTGATACTTCTGTTACTGTTAAATCAGtgtttgcctggcatttgtactGTTTTCTTAAAAATGTAAGTATAAAATATTGTATTATAAAATAACTACAATTTATTAAACAATAAATCTTATTAATTCAAAGCTTCACTGTTGATAAATAATGTTTCATTAGAACACATGGTGTTAAATAAGTGAATGTTTTAATTAAAGATATTGAAAAATTACACTGTCTTGccttagagataataggaacagcagatgctggagaacagttcgaacagttcatccacttcatcaacaccttccccacaaccttaagttcacctggaccatctctgatacctctttctccttcctggacctctctgtttccgtctctggcaaccacctggaaaccgatatccgtttcaagcctactgactcccacagcgacctagaatacacctcctcccacccaacttcctgcaaaaatgccatcccctattcccaattcctttgcctctgccgcatctgctcccagggcgaggcattccactcccgaacatctcagatgtcctcgtttttcaaggaccacaacattcctccctcaatggtcgagaacgccctcaaccacgTCTCCTACATTTCCCTCACACCGCCTTcctgcaacaacaaccaaaacagaatcccctttcTCCTAACGTatcacccaaccaacctccggatccaatgcatcatcctccgatacttctgtcatctgcaatctgaccccaccaccaaaaacatttttccatccccacccttaactgctttccagagggaccactctctccatgactcccttatctgctccacactcctctcctgccccaccacacctggcacatttccctgcaaccacagtaagtgctacacctgccccttcacctccccgcTCAAccccctcccaggccccaagaagaccttccacatcaagcagatgttcacatgcatatctgctaatgtggtatactgtatctgctgttcgcattgtggcctcctctacattggggaaaccaagcagaggcttgggaactgctttgcagaacacctacactcagtttgcactaaacaactgcacctcccagtcgcgaaccatttcaactccccctcccactccttagacaacatgtccatcctgggcctcctgcagtgccacaatgatgccaaccaaaggttgtaggaacagcatgTCATATTtaacttgggaaccctgtagcccaatggtatcaatgtggatttcacaagcttcaaaatcttccctccccctactgcatcccaaaaccagtccatcttgtccccatctccctaacctatccttcttcccacctaacccctcctcacaccttaagccccatccccatctcctacctacttgcctcatcccgtccccttgacctgtctgtcctccctggactgacctatcccctctctccctccccacctacactcacctttactggctccatccccgcctctttgacttgtcgtctccacttatcttctcctctatccatcttcgatctgcctcccccctctccctatttatttcagaacccccttcccctccctgatttctgaagaagggtctatgcccaaaacatcagcattcctgctcctctgatgctgcttgccctgctgtgttcatccagctctgcacctagtTATCTCACTCTCTTGCCTTGTGTAGTTCCAAGAACCTGTTGTCAGCTGTGGACTGATCCCTGGCCCACTACTGGTTTCACTCTTGCAAAGCTGCTGGATAATGCCTCAACAAAGCCCAAAGCAAGCAGTCAAAGCCCATCTCCCAGTTACATACTACTTGTTTGTTGTTCAATGCAATGTGAGTAGACACAGCTCACATTACAAGACAGCCTGGTCCTTCAGATTGAACCATGCATCATCACCTATGCTTGTTTATGACTGTAATGTTTACTTAAGGACATGAGGTGttccaaaaaaaatccaagacTATCAGTACAAGTTTACCAAATTCTATTAGAGTCCATAGGGCTAACTTGAATTCAGCTTGCCCAGCAAATAGATGGGCAGCAGCTGCATTCAAATAGTGAGCTGGCCCAACTCTGTTCCACTCCACCTATTTATTGCAGCCTTCACTGGACAGTCTTGGCACTGGCCCAAATTATGGGATCCTGATGCAACCTTGAGGGTCAAGTAGGTGGAGTGTTGGTCATACACGTTCCCCAAATGATTGAAGAGAGAGTAGTTCAATAAAAGGTAAGTGAGAAAATTTTGCGGAAGCTGGAGAAACTGGGTTAGGTGCATGCTGAGTGCCTGTTCTactaattctgagattataccctgcTGAAGAATTTTAATCCCACCACATACTAGGTATAGCTTATATTTCAGGGCATTTTGTTGATTATTCACAAATATGTATATCAGCACAAGCCATAGTGCCATTTTCATAAAGGTGAGAGGCCAATGTGTTTAAAAAGTATTGTGCTGTGACAAGTATTGTCGTTTTTTTGGAAACAGGTTTAGGTAGAATAGTGTCCTTCTTTTGTGCTCAACTTTTGCAGCTCGTCAATTAATATGCAAAAGATACGAAAATCATAGCTTAACTGAACATATCGTGTAGAATTTACAATGGAAAATTCAATGAAATGCAGCAACAACATTATGAGAAGTTTGTCTGCCAACACAAAAGGGTTTCAGGTTTGAGGttattaaataattttaaattatgtTTATTTGATGACAGCAAACTAGGGAAGAACAAAGTCATTCTGTAAAAaaagcttgaaatggacatgttTCTTATGGGCTATTTTCTAGAACATTGGTAAGGAACTGAAGAATTTTCTTGTCCTCTCTGAAACAGCATCTTTTTGAAAGTCATCTTTTCTCTTGAATAAAAAGTACATGTGGGTAATTTTTAATGTTTGGAGACATCTATCCCTTAGATGTAAACataaaacatttcaaacattaGCGCAGTTGAAATGAAgataaaaaatattttcctcatataTGCCTTTCGCAATAGCTCAAAGAACTTTACACTCACTGTACtatttctgaagtgtagtcactgttgtaatatagaaaATCATTTCAGACGTTCCAGTATCAGGATTCCGACATGATTTGGCAAATCCATAAAGACTGTTATAACTCTTTAAATGCTTCTTTGCTTTCACACATGACATACCACAAACCCATCTGAagttattggacttgaaacattaactctgctttgcaATACACAGATACTACtagacttgccttcattgctcagacctttgcatgtaggagttgggacatcatgttgaggtgaactggacattggtgaggcccctactggaggactgtgtgcagccATTATCGCCCTGCattaggaatgatattattaaattggagagaattcagaaatgactttccaggatgttgccgggaatggaaggtttgagtcattCAGATAAGCTGGATAGAcggggacctttttcactggagcataagaaatTAAAGGGTGAGCTaattgaggttcataaaatcatgagcggcctagataaggtgaatagcaagggtcttttccccaggtgggtgagttcaaaactcgtgggcatatttttaaggcgagtggagaaagttttaaaaagaacacaattggcaacttttttacacagagttttttcactgccagaagaagtggctgTGGGTACAGTTgtaacgtttaaaagacatttggataagtacatgaataggaaaggtttggagggatatgggccaaacacagacaggtgggactagtttaaattgagaacacagtgtggacttcagcaaggtgtacACAACGTTTTGTATGgttagactggttagcaaagttagatcacgtggaatccagggagagctatcCATTTGAATACAAATTTGGCTTGAAAGTAggaaacagaaggtggtggtggaggattgttttttggactggaggcctgtgaccagtggcgtgCCGCAAcgattagtgctgggtccactgctttttgtcaattatacaaatgatttcaatgtgaatataggaggaatagttagtaagtttgcagatggcaccacaAGAGGACCATTATCAGATGGGCCGGTGAGCTGGGGAGTTGCATTCCAGTAAGGAGCAAGTcaaggcaggacttgtacacttaatgatagggccctggggagtgttgccaagcaAAGAGAGCTTGGGGCGCAGGTTTATTGGTCCTTGAAGATGGAATCACGGGTAGTCAGtgtaattaaaaaggcatttggtacgcttgctaTATTAGTATTTGAGTGatttgagtctaggagttgggatgacatgttgtggctgtgcaggacattagttgggccatttttagaatgctgcattcaattctggtctccctgctataggtaggatgtttttaaacttgaaagggcgcagaacagatttacaaagatgttaccagggttaGAGTGTTTGAACTCATGGCAGACACTGAATAGGCTAggattattttccctggggcattggaggctgagaggtggctttattgaggtttataaatcatgaaggGCCTGGATATGGTAAACAGCCAAGAACATTTTCCGAGGGGAGGAAGTCCAAAAATAgaaggcatagctttaaggtaagagggataagatttaaaagaaaactaaagggtaagtttttcatgcagagggtggtgtgtgtatgtaatgAACTCgtagaggaagtggcggaggctggtacaattacaacatttagagtcatagagatatacaacacagaaacaggcctttcagtccgaCTTGTCCATGCCAAGCAGATAGACCCTGTAAGTCTAGtctcatttgacagcatttggcccatatccctctaaagcctttctATTCCAATTCCCATCTAGATgcctaaatgttgtaattgtaccagcctccaccacttcctccggcagctcacaccaccctctgtgtgaaaaagttgccccttaggtcctttttatatctttctcctctcaccttaaacctatgctttcttgTTTTGTACTTCCCCATCTTGGGGGTatgactttggctattcaccctgtacATGCCCCtgctgattttataaacttctctaaggtcacccctcagcctccgacatttcagagaaaatagcgccagcctgttcagcctttccccatagctcaaaccctccaaccctggcaatgtccttgtgaatcttttctgaacccatttaagtttgacaacatccttcccattgaagggagaccagaattgcacacagtattccaaaagtggcccagacaatgacctgtacagctgcaatgtgaccacctaactcctatactcaacataTAGACCAACACAGGCAAGCATACAAAAGGCCGCCTTCaatatcctatctacctgtgacttcatcTTCAAGGAAGTATGagctgcctttccaaaatgcaacacctcacatttatctaaattacaatCTGTCTGAGGCTTCTCGGTGCTTTGACCCATctgatcccattgtactctgagataacatttgtgttgtccactacacctccaaattTGGTATCCATTAcacacttactaaccataacTCTGAGGTTCACATCcgaataatttatataaatgacaaaaagtagtggatccagcatcgatccttgtggcacactgctggccacaggcctccagtctgaaaagcaatgctccaccactaccctctgccttttaccttcgagccagttccatatccaaatggctagttctccctgtatttcatgtgatctaaccttgctaattagtctaccatgaggtaccttgtcaaacaccttattgaagtccatatagatcatgtccaccgctctgccatcatcaatcgtcttcattacttcctcaaaaaacttgatcaagttagtgagaaatgatatcccatgcacaaagccatggtgactcactctaatcagtccttgcctttccaaatacatgtaaatcctgtccctcagaattccctccaacaacttacccaccacagatTTCAGTCTCCCTGTTCTacaattccctggcttttccatacctttcttaaatagtggcaccatgttagataaaaggcatctggatgggtatatgaatagaaagggtttaagagggatatggcccaaattctggaaaatggaactagactaatttaggatatctggttggcatgggcaatttggttcaaagggtctgcttccatgctgtacatccctatgactctatgtctagttggatgaagggtctgtttccatgctgtatgaactgttgaatttctccagcaggtTTTGTTTTTATGTTACATGTAATTCCTAGTGCAAAATAAGATTTAATGCTCATGAGGTGAGCTGAAAAATATAAGAAGTAAAACCTAGCACACATGCTGCATTAATTGAAGGaataaaatgtcaaaaatatttAGCCTGTTTCTTTTACTTCCCTTCTGTGGCTGTGACTCTTGTTTGAGATGCAGTTCAATGAAT is part of the Stegostoma tigrinum isolate sSteTig4 chromosome 12, sSteTig4.hap1, whole genome shotgun sequence genome and harbors:
- the smpx gene encoding small muscular protein isoform X2, with product MSKRSSNVKSIQANINIPMGAFLPGAGHPRKKKEGTLEPDEGTCIKSEEKKELPGAVKLPGPAVNLKQLQTAKSELKFVPKFE